The following proteins are co-located in the Molothrus ater isolate BHLD 08-10-18 breed brown headed cowbird chromosome 29, BPBGC_Mater_1.1, whole genome shotgun sequence genome:
- the ARHGEF2 gene encoding rho guanine nucleotide exchange factor 2 isoform X2, whose product MSRVPRAAGGAGGAAGRPRCRSPVRRPVPLSGQGKDKERMKEGKEKDARYTNGHLFTTISVSGMTMCFACNKSITAKEALVCPTCNVTIHNRCKDTLPNCTKVKQKQKAALLKNSSALQSVSLRNKNAIRERPNSAIYPSESFRQTLLGPRRGRPSLSLSKSVSTTNISGNFNDDSPLGIRRILSQSTDSLNMRNRTLSVESLIDEGPDVILSQLLSDLEADGKEFEADSWSLAVDNSFLQQHRMDVMKRQDVIYELMQTELHHVRTLKIMGALFRRAMLEELQLDPGTVQRIFPCLDELSHIHERFLAQLLERRRESLAQDSNKNFVIDRLGDILVTQFSGPSAEQLRKAYAEFCSKHTKALKEYKDLLARDKRFQQFIRRVTRSPLLRRHGVPECILLVTQRITKYPVLIERILKNSKDNEGDCADLSRALRLVKELLSAVDEEVHAWELRGRLWDVFRRVDPRAKVPLCWDSRPGAFGRDELLRRKLVHSGGMLWKTAAGRFKDVLVLLMTDVLVFLQEKDQKFTFPMLDKPAVISLQNLIVRDIANQEKGMFLISAAPPEMYEVHAASRDDRNHWMKVIQQAVSLCPSRQDFPLIETETEASLRKLKERMEQQDRQIAALLEDKVGIFADMLALGSGCSEPPAAPRGTPFPGDPTRGPRGDVLLHDAIREVECLKEIFTGCTRDRDQNQNQNQNNAPEAESCPSPSASNGDSGSINGSLELRADPDGQRDGNGNQVPPRGSQEEINQRLVNLYGLLLRLQVHLTHQEVLLELQLPEGLQRPRPRRGSQPAVPVTGAAEPGAGAELALLQRQHGLVQEELSRCRQLCQERAQEAAALESRLRDSERERSRLERELQEARGAPAGPRGRRAAEPRRRSLPAGDALYLSFTPPQLSHASPPAVVPFHAPAFPGSSRDELEFRGTDPERLREGEDTLDVLLEDEGGLGGRHSPPASPRDFLRMQDIPEEAENSQELKEGDGDS is encoded by the exons ATGAGCCGCGTCCCGAGggcggcgggaggagcgggAGGAGCGGCGGGGAGGCCCCGGTGCCGCAGCCCCGTCAGGCGTCCGGTGCCGCTGTCCGGGCAGGgcaaggacaaggagaggatgaaGGAGGGCAAGGAGAAGGACGCGCGTTACACCAACGGGCACCTGTTCACCACCATCTCCGTGTCGGGCATGACCATGTGCTTCGCCTGCAACAAGAGCATCACGGCCAAGGAAGCGCTGGTGTGCCCCA CCTGCAACGTCACCATCCACAACCGCTGCAAGGACACGCTGCCCAACTGCACCAAGGTGAAGCAGAAG CAGAAGGCGGCGCTGCTGAAgaacagctcagccctgcagtcGGTGTCCCTGCGCAACAAGA atGCCATCCGGGAGCGCCCCAACTCTGCCATCTACCCCTCGGAGAGCTTCCGGCAGACGCTGCTGgggccccgccgcggccgcccctcctTGTCCCTCTCCAAGAGCGTCTCCACCACCAACATCTCGGG GAATTTCAATGATGACTCTCCCCTGGGCATCCGGCGGATCCTGTCCCAGTCCACGGATTCCCTCAACATGCGCAACCGGACGCTCTCGGTGGAGTCGTTGATCGACGAAG GCCCTGACGTCATCCTGAGCCAGCTGCTGAGCGATCTGGAGGCGGATGGGAAGGAGTTTGAGGCGGATTCCTGGAGCCTGGCGGTGGATAacagcttcctgcagcagcaccgcATGGACGTCATGAAGCGGCAGGACGTCATCTACG AGCTGATGCAGACGGAGCTGCACCACGTGCGGACGCTGAAGATCATGGGCGCCCTGTTCCGCAGGGccatgctggaggagctgcagctggaccCCGGCACCGTCCAGCGCATCTTCCCCTGCCTGGACGAGCTCAGCCACATCCACGAGCGCTTCCTGGCCCAGCTCCTGGAGCGGCGCCGGGAATCGCTGGCCCAGGACAGCAACAAGAACTTCGTCATCGACCGCCTCGGTGACATCCTCGTCACCCAG TTCTCGGGCCCGAGCGCGGAGCAGCTGCGCAAAGCCTACGCCGAGTTCTGCAGCAAGCACACCAAGGCACTCAAGGAGTACAAGGACCTGCTGGCCCGGGACAAACGCTTCCAGCAGTTCATCAGG CGGGTGACACGCTCCCCTCTCCTCCGCCGCCACGGCGTCCCCGAGTGCATCCTGCTGGTGACGCAGCGCATCACCAAGTACCCGGTGCTCATCGAGCGCATCCTCAAGAATTCCAAAG ACAACGAGGGCGACTGCGCGGACCTGTCGCGGGCGCTGCGCTTGGTGAAGGAGCTGCTGTCGGCCGTGGACGAGGAGGTTCACGCCTGGGAGCTCCGCGGGCGCCTCTGGGACGTTTTCCGGCGGGTGGATCCCCGCGCCAAGGTGCcgctgtgctgggacagccgGCCCGGGGCCTTCGGGAGGGACGAGCTGCTCCGCAGGAAGCTGGTGCACAGCGGGGGCATGCTCTGGAAAACGGCGGCCGGGCGCTTCAAAG ACgtcctggtgctgctgatgACGGACGTGCTGGTGTTCCTGCAAGAGAAGGACCAGAAATTCACCTTCCCCATGCTG GACAAGCCTGCTGTCATCTCCCTGCAAAACCTGATCGTGAGGGACATCGCCAACCAGGAGAAGGGGATGTTCCTGATCAGCGCGGCCCCGCCCGAGATGTACGAGGTGCACGCGGCCTCGCGGGACGACCGCAACCACTGGATGAAGGTCATCCAGCAGGCAGTCAGCCT CTGTCCAAGCCGCCAGGATTTTCCCCTGATTGAGACGGAGACTGAAGCGTCCTTGAGGAAACTGAAAG agcgcatggagcagcaggaccGGCAGATCGCGGCGCTGCTGGAGGACAAGGTTGGCATTTTTGCCGACATGCTGGCGCTGGGCAGCGGCTGCTCCGAgccccccgcagccccccggggCACCCCCTTCCCCGGGGACCCCACCCGGGGCCCCCGCGGGGACGTCCTGCTGCACGACGCCATCCGGGAAG TGGAGTGCCTGAAGGAGATTTTCACGGGATGCACCCGGGACCGGGACCAGAACCAGAACCAGAACCAGAACAACGCCCCCGAGGCcgagagctgccccagccccagcgccAGCA ACGGTGACTCCGGCAGCATCAACGGCTCCTTGGAATTGCGGGCGGATCCGGACGGGCAGCGG GACGGGAATGGGAACCAGGTGCCACCGAGGGGATCCCAGGAG GAGATCAACCAGCGCCTGGTGAACCTGTACGGGCTCCTGCTGCGGctccag GTCCACCTGACCcaccaggaggtgctgctggagctgcagctgccggaGGGGCTGcagcggccgcggccccgccggggcTCCCAGCCGGCCGTGCCGGTAACCGGAGCTGCGGAACCGGGTGCCGGGGCGGAGCTGGCGCTGCTGCAGCGGCAGCACGGgctggtgcaggaggagctgagccgCTGCcgccagctgtgccaggagcgGGCgcaggaggcggcggcgctggAGTCGCGCCTGCGGGACAGCGAACGGGAGCGCTCCCGGTTGGAacgggagctgcaggaggcgCGGGGGGCaccggcggggccgcggggccggcgggcggCGGAGCCTCGGCGTAGGAGCCTCCCGGCTGGGGATGCGCTGTACCTGAGCTTCACCCCCCCGCAG CTGAGCCACGCCAGCCCCCCCGCCGTTGTCCCGTTCCACGCCCCCGCCTTCCCCGGCAGCTCCCGGGACGAGCTGGAATTCCGAGGAACCGACCCCGAACGGCTGCGGGAGGGCGAGGACACCCTGGACGTGCTCCTGGAGGACGAGGGGGGCTTGGGGGGTCGCCACTccccccctgccagcccccgAG ATTTCCTGAGGATGCAGGATATTCCCGAGGAGGCGGAgaacagccaggagctgaaggagggcGATGGGGACAGTTAG
- the ARHGEF2 gene encoding rho guanine nucleotide exchange factor 2 isoform X5 encodes MKEGKEKDARYTNGHLFTTISVSGMTMCFACNKSITAKEALVCPTCNVTIHNRCKDTLPNCTKVKQKQQKAALLKNSSALQSVSLRNKNAIRERPNSAIYPSESFRQTLLGPRRGRPSLSLSKSVSTTNISGNFNDDSPLGIRRILSQSTDSLNMRNRTLSVESLIDEGPDVILSQLLSDLEADGKEFEADSWSLAVDNSFLQQHRMDVMKRQDVIYELMQTELHHVRTLKIMGALFRRAMLEELQLDPGTVQRIFPCLDELSHIHERFLAQLLERRRESLAQDSNKNFVIDRLGDILVTQFSGPSAEQLRKAYAEFCSKHTKALKEYKDLLARDKRFQQFIRRVTRSPLLRRHGVPECILLVTQRITKYPVLIERILKNSKDNEGDCADLSRALRLVKELLSAVDEEVHAWELRGRLWDVFRRVDPRAKVPLCWDSRPGAFGRDELLRRKLVHSGGMLWKTAAGRFKDVLVLLMTDVLVFLQEKDQKFTFPMLDKPAVISLQNLIVRDIANQEKGMFLISAAPPEMYEVHAASRDDRNHWMKVIQQAVSLCPSRQDFPLIETETEASLRKLKERMEQQDRQIAALLEDKVGIFADMLALGSGCSEPPAAPRGTPFPGDPTRGPRGDVLLHDAIREVECLKEIFTGCTRDRDQNQNQNQNNAPEAESCPSPSASNGDSGSINGSLELRADPDGQRDGNGNQVPPRGSQEEINQRLVNLYGLLLRLQVHLTHQEVLLELQLPEGLQRPRPRRGSQPAVPVTGAAEPGAGAELALLQRQHGLVQEELSRCRQLCQERAQEAAALESRLRDSERERSRLERELQEARGAPAGPRGRRAAEPRRRSLPAGDALYLSFTPPQLSHASPPAVVPFHAPAFPGSSRDELEFRGTDPERLREGEDTLDVLLEDEGGLGGRHSPPASPRDFLRMQDIPEEAENSQELKEGDGDS; translated from the exons atgaaGGAGGGCAAGGAGAAGGACGCGCGTTACACCAACGGGCACCTGTTCACCACCATCTCCGTGTCGGGCATGACCATGTGCTTCGCCTGCAACAAGAGCATCACGGCCAAGGAAGCGCTGGTGTGCCCCA CCTGCAACGTCACCATCCACAACCGCTGCAAGGACACGCTGCCCAACTGCACCAAGGTGAAGCAGAAG CAGCAGAAGGCGGCGCTGCTGAAgaacagctcagccctgcagtcGGTGTCCCTGCGCAACAAGA atGCCATCCGGGAGCGCCCCAACTCTGCCATCTACCCCTCGGAGAGCTTCCGGCAGACGCTGCTGgggccccgccgcggccgcccctcctTGTCCCTCTCCAAGAGCGTCTCCACCACCAACATCTCGGG GAATTTCAATGATGACTCTCCCCTGGGCATCCGGCGGATCCTGTCCCAGTCCACGGATTCCCTCAACATGCGCAACCGGACGCTCTCGGTGGAGTCGTTGATCGACGAAG GCCCTGACGTCATCCTGAGCCAGCTGCTGAGCGATCTGGAGGCGGATGGGAAGGAGTTTGAGGCGGATTCCTGGAGCCTGGCGGTGGATAacagcttcctgcagcagcaccgcATGGACGTCATGAAGCGGCAGGACGTCATCTACG AGCTGATGCAGACGGAGCTGCACCACGTGCGGACGCTGAAGATCATGGGCGCCCTGTTCCGCAGGGccatgctggaggagctgcagctggaccCCGGCACCGTCCAGCGCATCTTCCCCTGCCTGGACGAGCTCAGCCACATCCACGAGCGCTTCCTGGCCCAGCTCCTGGAGCGGCGCCGGGAATCGCTGGCCCAGGACAGCAACAAGAACTTCGTCATCGACCGCCTCGGTGACATCCTCGTCACCCAG TTCTCGGGCCCGAGCGCGGAGCAGCTGCGCAAAGCCTACGCCGAGTTCTGCAGCAAGCACACCAAGGCACTCAAGGAGTACAAGGACCTGCTGGCCCGGGACAAACGCTTCCAGCAGTTCATCAGG CGGGTGACACGCTCCCCTCTCCTCCGCCGCCACGGCGTCCCCGAGTGCATCCTGCTGGTGACGCAGCGCATCACCAAGTACCCGGTGCTCATCGAGCGCATCCTCAAGAATTCCAAAG ACAACGAGGGCGACTGCGCGGACCTGTCGCGGGCGCTGCGCTTGGTGAAGGAGCTGCTGTCGGCCGTGGACGAGGAGGTTCACGCCTGGGAGCTCCGCGGGCGCCTCTGGGACGTTTTCCGGCGGGTGGATCCCCGCGCCAAGGTGCcgctgtgctgggacagccgGCCCGGGGCCTTCGGGAGGGACGAGCTGCTCCGCAGGAAGCTGGTGCACAGCGGGGGCATGCTCTGGAAAACGGCGGCCGGGCGCTTCAAAG ACgtcctggtgctgctgatgACGGACGTGCTGGTGTTCCTGCAAGAGAAGGACCAGAAATTCACCTTCCCCATGCTG GACAAGCCTGCTGTCATCTCCCTGCAAAACCTGATCGTGAGGGACATCGCCAACCAGGAGAAGGGGATGTTCCTGATCAGCGCGGCCCCGCCCGAGATGTACGAGGTGCACGCGGCCTCGCGGGACGACCGCAACCACTGGATGAAGGTCATCCAGCAGGCAGTCAGCCT CTGTCCAAGCCGCCAGGATTTTCCCCTGATTGAGACGGAGACTGAAGCGTCCTTGAGGAAACTGAAAG agcgcatggagcagcaggaccGGCAGATCGCGGCGCTGCTGGAGGACAAGGTTGGCATTTTTGCCGACATGCTGGCGCTGGGCAGCGGCTGCTCCGAgccccccgcagccccccggggCACCCCCTTCCCCGGGGACCCCACCCGGGGCCCCCGCGGGGACGTCCTGCTGCACGACGCCATCCGGGAAG TGGAGTGCCTGAAGGAGATTTTCACGGGATGCACCCGGGACCGGGACCAGAACCAGAACCAGAACCAGAACAACGCCCCCGAGGCcgagagctgccccagccccagcgccAGCA ACGGTGACTCCGGCAGCATCAACGGCTCCTTGGAATTGCGGGCGGATCCGGACGGGCAGCGG GACGGGAATGGGAACCAGGTGCCACCGAGGGGATCCCAGGAG GAGATCAACCAGCGCCTGGTGAACCTGTACGGGCTCCTGCTGCGGctccag GTCCACCTGACCcaccaggaggtgctgctggagctgcagctgccggaGGGGCTGcagcggccgcggccccgccggggcTCCCAGCCGGCCGTGCCGGTAACCGGAGCTGCGGAACCGGGTGCCGGGGCGGAGCTGGCGCTGCTGCAGCGGCAGCACGGgctggtgcaggaggagctgagccgCTGCcgccagctgtgccaggagcgGGCgcaggaggcggcggcgctggAGTCGCGCCTGCGGGACAGCGAACGGGAGCGCTCCCGGTTGGAacgggagctgcaggaggcgCGGGGGGCaccggcggggccgcggggccggcgggcggCGGAGCCTCGGCGTAGGAGCCTCCCGGCTGGGGATGCGCTGTACCTGAGCTTCACCCCCCCGCAG CTGAGCCACGCCAGCCCCCCCGCCGTTGTCCCGTTCCACGCCCCCGCCTTCCCCGGCAGCTCCCGGGACGAGCTGGAATTCCGAGGAACCGACCCCGAACGGCTGCGGGAGGGCGAGGACACCCTGGACGTGCTCCTGGAGGACGAGGGGGGCTTGGGGGGTCGCCACTccccccctgccagcccccgAG ATTTCCTGAGGATGCAGGATATTCCCGAGGAGGCGGAgaacagccaggagctgaaggagggcGATGGGGACAGTTAG